CTTTATCAAAATCGTGCGGGCAATAAGCAAAATATCACATATAACTTAGGAGGAGCCATGGCTGGATTATTTGGTATTGTTGAAAGGCTGAGCAAATGGATGCAAGCAATTGCTGGGGTTGCCTTAGCCTTTATTATGTTTCTCACCGTAGCTGATGTTATTATGCGACTCTTTGGGCATCCTATTGTTGGCACCTTCGAATTGGTCGGCCTTGGTGGGGCCGTCGTAATAGGGTTTGGTATCCCCATCACATCATGGCTCAGGGGCCATATCTTTGTGGATTTTGTTATCAATTGGTTCTCCAAAAAGGTGCAAAATGTGTTTAATATCGTTACGAGATGTGTAAGTATCGGATTATTCATTTTAATAGGATCGAACCTGTTCAAACTGGGCATGGACCTTTACAGATCAGGGGAGGTTACCTCGACACGCCAGCTACCCTTTTACCCTGTTGCTTACGGGTTAGGGGTTTGCTGCCTTATACAGTGCCTCGTGTTATTTTGTGACGTTCTAAAGGTTATCGGAGGAAAATATGAATGAGATTATTGTAGGAATAATAGGTCTGGCAATAATATTAATCTTGTTTCTCACGGGGATAGAGTTGGCTTTTGCCATGATTCTTATAGGCTTTCTTGGATTTGGTTACCTTATATCCTTTGAGGCCGCATTAAATCTATTAGCAAAGGATATCTTTGATGTCTTTGACTCCTATGGCTTTACGGTTATCCCCCTCTTCGTTTTAATGGGCCAGATTGCCTTTAACTCGGGCATTGCAAAGAGGTTATTCGATACGGCATATAAATTTATCGGTCATGTTCCGGGGGGACTTGCCATGGCAACAGTGGGTGGGGCAACCGTTTTCAAGTCAATCTGCGGATCTTCACCTGCTACTGCAGCGACCTTTGCAAGTGTTGCCGTTCCTGAAATGGACCGTTATGGTTATGACAAGAGGCTGTCTACAGGGATTGTCGCTACCGTTGGAACGCTCGGGATTCTGCTCCCACCAAGTGTGA
This window of the Pseudomonadota bacterium genome carries:
- a CDS encoding TRAP transporter small permease, with the translated sequence MAGLFGIVERLSKWMQAIAGVALAFIMFLTVADVIMRLFGHPIVGTFELVGLGGAVVIGFGIPITSWLRGHIFVDFVINWFSKKVQNVFNIVTRCVSIGLFILIGSNLFKLGMDLYRSGEVTSTRQLPFYPVAYGLGVCCLIQCLVLFCDVLKVIGGKYE